Proteins from a single region of Catenulispora acidiphila DSM 44928:
- a CDS encoding ACT domain-containing protein encodes MERHAERNGEGAGGRPDQQIGPAVRRARSDAADAFLASLLPDEPGIALVAVGGYGRQELSPGSDLDVVLLHAASLPLEAVAQIADKIWYPVWDSGVKLDHSVRTVEEALELARTDLAVAAGLLDARLVAGDTQLVASVRAGVFADWRRDAARRLGDLREEYASRLSRHGELAYRLEGDLKEARGGLRDSTMLRFISATWLVDVPHGAPERAREFLLDVRDALHTVSGRALDRLLLQEQDGVAALLRDARVLGEHDDRTLTQPLEHNELFAADLGSAGDATGVGLGGESAGEGPSVSSAAPATSLATPAVAELYTTDADLLLRRVAEAATTIAYAAEAAWRQVDAALAARSPGRRPVRRPLADGVVEQDGEVYLARAGAPSRDPVLVLRAAAATAESDLSFAPNTLRRLAEESAPLPRPWPREAREAFVTLLGAGPGLIPVWEALDRSGILHALLPEWRRIRSLPQRNSLHIHTVDRHTLETVVAAADLARRVDRPDLLLVAALLHDVGKGLPGDHSEIGAVLTRELAPAFGFNAADVSTLTGLVRHHLLLPDLATARDPDDPATVEALLAALAELAAPRLEALRLLHTLSEADSKATGPAAWNPWRAGLYHGLTVRAEAALLGVDPPVAEPSDPARAAELAARSRASADGLVVELEGAQTVSVAAPDRIGILAAVAGVLALRRLTIRAATTETVDGVVVQRWLVAADWSTALQDRLREDVRAAVAGTLDVAGRLASRDADERRNRLVAAPSVVVLPGASASATVLEVKARDAPGLLYRVASVLARTGVSVRSARVSTLGAEAVDVFYVVTATGAPLSDDAAQRVAAAVAEVL; translated from the coding sequence GTGGAGCGGCACGCGGAGCGGAACGGTGAGGGAGCCGGTGGCCGGCCCGATCAGCAGATCGGGCCGGCCGTCCGGCGTGCGCGCTCGGACGCCGCGGACGCCTTTCTGGCCTCCCTGCTCCCGGACGAGCCCGGCATCGCCTTGGTGGCGGTCGGTGGCTACGGCCGCCAGGAACTGTCGCCCGGCTCGGACCTGGACGTGGTCCTGCTGCACGCGGCATCGCTGCCCCTTGAGGCCGTCGCGCAGATAGCGGACAAGATCTGGTACCCGGTCTGGGATTCGGGCGTGAAGCTGGACCACTCGGTCCGCACCGTCGAGGAAGCCCTCGAACTCGCCCGCACCGATCTGGCGGTGGCGGCCGGACTCCTCGACGCGCGCCTGGTCGCCGGCGACACGCAGCTCGTGGCGTCGGTCCGCGCGGGCGTCTTCGCCGACTGGCGCCGCGACGCCGCACGGCGCCTGGGCGATCTGCGTGAGGAGTACGCCTCGCGGCTGTCACGCCACGGCGAACTCGCCTACCGCCTCGAAGGCGACCTGAAGGAGGCTCGCGGAGGGCTTCGCGACTCCACGATGCTCCGCTTCATCTCGGCGACCTGGCTGGTCGATGTGCCGCACGGCGCGCCGGAGCGAGCCCGCGAGTTCCTGCTGGACGTGCGGGACGCGCTGCACACGGTTTCCGGGCGCGCGCTGGACCGCTTGTTGCTGCAAGAGCAGGACGGCGTCGCGGCGCTGCTGCGAGACGCCAGAGTGCTGGGCGAGCACGATGATAGGACTCTGACCCAGCCGCTCGAGCACAACGAGTTGTTCGCCGCCGACCTCGGGTCGGCAGGCGATGCGACAGGGGTCGGCTTGGGCGGTGAGTCCGCCGGCGAAGGTCCCAGCGTTTCGTCGGCAGCGCCCGCTACTTCGCTGGCCACCCCCGCCGTCGCAGAGCTCTACACCACCGACGCCGACCTCCTCCTGCGCCGCGTGGCCGAAGCCGCCACCACCATCGCCTACGCCGCCGAAGCCGCCTGGCGCCAAGTCGACGCGGCGCTGGCGGCGCGCAGTCCGGGGCGGCGCCCCGTGCGGCGTCCGCTCGCCGACGGCGTCGTGGAGCAGGACGGCGAGGTCTACCTCGCCCGCGCCGGCGCTCCGTCGCGCGATCCCGTGCTGGTGCTCCGTGCCGCCGCCGCGACCGCCGAATCAGACCTCTCCTTCGCTCCCAACACCTTGCGCCGCCTCGCCGAGGAGTCGGCTCCGCTGCCGCGTCCGTGGCCGCGGGAGGCGCGGGAGGCGTTCGTGACGCTGCTCGGCGCCGGACCCGGGCTCATCCCGGTGTGGGAGGCGCTCGACCGCTCCGGCATCCTGCACGCGCTGCTGCCCGAATGGCGGCGTATCAGGTCTCTGCCACAGCGGAACAGCCTGCACATCCACACCGTCGACCGGCACACGCTGGAGACCGTCGTCGCCGCCGCCGATCTGGCGCGCCGCGTCGACCGCCCCGACCTGCTGCTGGTCGCCGCGCTGCTGCACGACGTCGGCAAGGGACTGCCCGGCGACCACTCCGAGATCGGTGCCGTCCTGACCCGGGAACTGGCGCCCGCGTTCGGGTTCAACGCCGCCGATGTCAGTACCCTGACCGGCTTGGTGCGCCACCACCTGCTGCTGCCCGATCTCGCCACCGCGCGCGATCCCGACGACCCGGCCACCGTCGAGGCGCTCCTCGCCGCCCTGGCCGAGCTGGCCGCCCCGCGCCTGGAAGCGCTACGTCTGCTGCACACGCTCTCCGAAGCCGACAGCAAGGCGACCGGTCCCGCGGCGTGGAACCCCTGGCGCGCCGGTCTCTACCACGGCCTCACGGTCCGTGCCGAGGCCGCGCTCCTCGGCGTCGACCCGCCGGTCGCCGAGCCGTCGGATCCGGCGCGCGCGGCCGAGCTGGCCGCGCGGAGCCGTGCCTCGGCCGACGGACTCGTCGTCGAGCTGGAAGGTGCGCAGACGGTGTCCGTCGCGGCGCCCGACCGGATCGGCATCCTCGCTGCCGTCGCGGGCGTTTTGGCCTTACGCCGCCTGACGATCCGCGCCGCCACCACCGAGACCGTCGACGGCGTCGTCGTCCAGCGCTGGCTGGTCGCCGCCGACTGGAGCACCGCCTTGCAGGACCGGCTCCGCGAGGACGTGCGCGCGGCCGTCGCCGGCACGCTGGACGTCGCCGGCCGCCTCGCCAGCCGCGACGCCGACGAACGCCGCAACCGCCTGGTCGCCGCGCCGAGCGTGGTTGTGCTGCCCGGCGCTTCGGCTTCGGCGACCGTGCTGGAGGTCAAGGCGCGCGACGCGCCGGGGCTGCTCTACCGCGTCGCCTCGGTGCTCGCCAGGACGGGTGTCTCGGTGCGCTCGGCGCGCGTCTCGACGCTCGGCGCCGAAGCGGTCGACGTGTTCTACGTCGTCACCGCCACCGGCGCGCCGCTGTCCGACGATGCGGCGCAACGTGTGGCGGCGGCTGTGGCCGAGGTTCTGTGA
- a CDS encoding P-II family nitrogen regulator, with amino-acid sequence MKLITAIIKPFKLEEVKEALQRFGVHGITVSESSGYGRQRGHTEVYRGAEYTVDLVPKLRVEVLCEDEDVEALVDVVVKAAVTGKIGDGKVWVTPVDEVVRVRTGETGGAAL; translated from the coding sequence ATGAAGCTGATCACGGCGATCATCAAGCCGTTCAAGCTGGAAGAGGTCAAGGAGGCCCTGCAGCGCTTCGGCGTCCACGGCATCACCGTCTCCGAATCCAGCGGCTACGGCCGCCAGCGCGGCCACACCGAGGTCTACCGGGGCGCGGAGTACACCGTCGACCTGGTGCCCAAGCTGCGGGTCGAGGTCCTGTGCGAGGACGAGGACGTCGAGGCCCTGGTGGACGTCGTGGTCAAGGCCGCGGTGACCGGCAAGATCGGCGACGGCAAGGTCTGGGTCACCCCGGTCGACGAGGTGGTACGCGTCCGCACCGGCGAGACCGGAGGCGCGGCGCTGTAG
- a CDS encoding ammonium transporter codes for MPSAFSNGDTAWVLASSALVLLMTPGLAFFYGGMVRAKSVLNMLMMNFIAIAVVTILWVLYGWSVSFGNVGSGDGSGNGFWGGLHQWALHDIGQGFGSSTGGSLYGATGVPTIAVVCFQLMFAIITPALISGSLADRTKFVGWTVYVAGWVTLVYFPVAHWVFSPNGFINYKLHVMDFAGGTAVHINAGAAGLAMALVLGKRVGFGRDPMRPHNVPFVMLGVGLLWFGWFGFNAGSALGANGQASMVFINTQIATCTAMVGWLIAEKIQHGTFTSLGAASGAVAGLVAITPACASVSPLGAMFVGLIPGFICCYAINLKNKLGYDDSLDVVGVHLVGGILGTVLIGFFATKQMVSAYTNGAKAGLFYGGGVDQLISQIEGAGIVLGYSFVVSFILGWVLNKTIGMRISADAEVEGIDSTEHSETAYDWGRLAGSLRTALATAETAPSGPASGKPAKDADKTEGVKA; via the coding sequence ATGCCATCCGCGTTCAGCAATGGTGACACCGCTTGGGTGCTCGCGAGTTCAGCGCTCGTGCTGCTCATGACACCGGGGCTGGCGTTCTTCTACGGCGGCATGGTCCGCGCGAAGAGCGTCTTGAACATGCTCATGATGAACTTCATCGCGATCGCCGTGGTGACCATCCTATGGGTCCTCTACGGCTGGTCCGTGTCGTTCGGCAACGTCGGTTCGGGGGACGGCAGCGGGAACGGCTTCTGGGGCGGTCTGCACCAGTGGGCCCTGCACGACATCGGCCAGGGCTTCGGTTCCAGCACCGGCGGGTCGCTGTACGGCGCCACCGGGGTGCCGACCATCGCGGTCGTCTGTTTCCAGCTGATGTTCGCGATCATCACACCGGCGCTGATCTCCGGATCGCTGGCCGACCGCACCAAGTTCGTCGGCTGGACCGTCTACGTGGCGGGCTGGGTGACGCTGGTGTACTTCCCGGTCGCGCACTGGGTGTTCTCGCCCAACGGCTTCATCAACTACAAGTTGCACGTCATGGACTTCGCAGGCGGTACCGCGGTGCACATCAACGCCGGTGCCGCGGGCCTGGCGATGGCGTTGGTCCTCGGCAAGCGCGTCGGGTTCGGGCGCGATCCGATGCGGCCGCACAACGTGCCCTTCGTGATGCTCGGCGTCGGCCTGCTGTGGTTCGGCTGGTTCGGCTTCAACGCCGGCTCCGCGCTCGGCGCCAACGGCCAGGCGTCGATGGTCTTCATCAACACCCAGATCGCCACATGCACCGCGATGGTCGGCTGGCTGATCGCGGAGAAGATCCAGCACGGGACCTTCACCTCGCTGGGCGCGGCCTCCGGCGCCGTCGCCGGTCTGGTCGCGATCACCCCGGCCTGTGCCTCGGTCTCGCCGCTCGGCGCGATGTTCGTCGGCCTGATCCCCGGCTTCATCTGCTGCTACGCGATCAACCTGAAGAACAAGCTCGGCTATGACGACTCGTTGGACGTGGTCGGCGTCCACCTGGTCGGCGGCATCCTGGGCACCGTGCTGATCGGCTTCTTCGCCACCAAGCAGATGGTCTCGGCCTACACCAACGGCGCCAAGGCCGGGCTGTTCTACGGCGGCGGTGTCGACCAGCTGATCTCGCAGATCGAGGGTGCCGGGATCGTGCTGGGGTACTCCTTCGTGGTCTCCTTCATCCTGGGCTGGGTCCTGAACAAGACCATCGGGATGCGGATCAGCGCGGACGCCGAGGTCGAGGGCATCGACAGCACCGAGCACTCGGAGACCGCGTACGACTGGGGCCGGCTGGCCGGCTCGCTGCGCACGGCGCTCGCGACGGCCGAGACGGCGCCGTCCGGACCGGCCAGTGGCAAGCCCGCCAAGGACGCTGACAAGACGGAGGGTGTGAAGGCATGA
- the ftsY gene encoding signal recognition particle-docking protein FtsY, whose protein sequence is MEFLVIGIIIAAIAVIGATALFYRARGRRRPVAPPAAGPSVTGSAQGVPAGGGGTAVAERAPPVVEAAPVAAEAEVLPEIEVPEPTAGRLVRLRSRLSRSQGTLGQGLLKLLSRDKLDEATWEEIEDTLIAADLGVGPATELVGRLRTNTRVQGSRTVDEARALLREELIALIDPTLDRSLKVAKHPAADGAPERPAVAMVVGVNGTGKTTTTGKLARVLVADGYTVVLGAADTFRAAAADQLQTWGQRVGAYTVRGAEGADPASVAFEAVKEGTGMGVDTVLIDTAGRLHTKTGLMDELGKVKRVAEKQGTVDEVLLVLDATTGQNGLVQARVFAEVVDVTGIVLTKLDGTAKGGIVVAVQKELGVPVKLVGLGEGPDDLAPFDPEAFVDALLQ, encoded by the coding sequence ATGGAGTTCCTCGTCATCGGCATCATCATCGCGGCCATAGCCGTCATCGGCGCGACCGCCCTGTTCTACCGTGCCCGAGGCCGTCGTCGTCCGGTGGCGCCGCCGGCTGCGGGTCCGTCTGTGACGGGTTCGGCGCAGGGGGTGCCGGCCGGGGGCGGGGGGACCGCTGTGGCTGAGCGGGCGCCGCCTGTCGTCGAGGCCGCGCCGGTGGCGGCCGAGGCCGAGGTGCTGCCGGAGATCGAGGTTCCCGAGCCGACCGCCGGGCGGCTGGTGCGGCTGCGGTCGCGGCTGTCGCGGTCGCAGGGGACGTTGGGGCAGGGTCTGCTGAAGCTGCTGAGCCGGGACAAGCTCGACGAGGCGACGTGGGAGGAGATCGAGGACACCTTGATCGCCGCCGACCTCGGGGTCGGACCCGCGACCGAGCTGGTCGGGCGGCTGCGGACGAACACGCGCGTGCAGGGCAGCCGGACCGTGGACGAGGCTCGGGCGCTGCTGCGCGAGGAGCTGATCGCGCTGATCGACCCGACGCTGGACCGCTCGCTGAAGGTCGCCAAGCACCCCGCCGCCGACGGCGCGCCGGAGCGTCCGGCCGTGGCGATGGTGGTCGGTGTGAACGGGACCGGCAAGACCACGACCACCGGCAAGCTCGCGCGGGTGCTGGTCGCCGACGGCTACACCGTCGTGCTCGGCGCCGCCGACACCTTCCGGGCCGCGGCCGCCGACCAGCTCCAGACCTGGGGTCAGCGGGTCGGCGCCTACACCGTGCGCGGTGCCGAGGGCGCGGACCCGGCGTCGGTGGCGTTCGAGGCGGTGAAGGAGGGCACGGGCATGGGCGTGGACACCGTGCTCATCGACACCGCCGGGCGGCTGCACACCAAGACCGGTCTGATGGACGAGCTGGGCAAGGTCAAGCGGGTCGCCGAGAAGCAGGGCACGGTCGACGAGGTCCTGCTGGTCCTGGACGCCACCACCGGCCAGAACGGCCTGGTGCAGGCCCGGGTGTTCGCCGAGGTGGTGGACGTCACCGGCATCGTGCTCACCAAGCTCGACGGCACCGCCAAGGGCGGCATCGTGGTCGCCGTGCAGAAGGAGCTGGGCGTCCCGGTCAAGCTCGTCGGGCTCGGCGAGGGTCCGGACGACCTGGCGCCGTTCGACCCCGAGGCGTTCGTCGACGCGCTGCTGCAGTAA
- a CDS encoding WXG100 family type VII secretion target, translated as MLITGLSFAVLIFGMWGLGVLVIRSQRRKLAEAPGAELTEQIGQTAAEVHSIEDFIARAEALPEGQKPEPRPEHVLERDQEKLEALAKRHFPHLEVPHPHIHLVGITGLEKRLLAWVSDHTGLPSPFEFLDKLTGDPDELERAAKAWDATHAHVQQTVTDLCSAAGALHKTWDDETAEHFYPLLADFLTELDTLAENLAKTAETLRGLRGEAALAEGTVTGLINLLIGSLGGFLVEEVMSVGTMTPAVAAQAQVELTWVLKQIAMAAGRLQGIYANTRHVLDSVSGFKGLTHMHNCFEADVVQRIERLVDTE; from the coding sequence ATGCTCATCACGGGCCTGAGCTTCGCGGTCCTGATCTTCGGCATGTGGGGGCTGGGCGTGCTGGTGATCCGCAGCCAGCGCCGCAAGCTGGCGGAGGCGCCCGGCGCGGAGCTGACCGAGCAGATCGGCCAGACCGCCGCCGAGGTCCACAGCATCGAGGACTTCATCGCCCGCGCCGAGGCGCTGCCGGAGGGGCAGAAACCCGAGCCGCGCCCGGAACATGTGCTGGAGCGGGACCAGGAGAAGCTGGAGGCGCTGGCCAAGCGCCACTTCCCGCACCTGGAGGTACCGCACCCGCACATCCACCTGGTCGGCATCACCGGGCTGGAGAAGCGGCTGCTGGCCTGGGTCTCGGACCACACCGGCCTGCCGAGCCCGTTCGAGTTCCTGGACAAGCTGACCGGCGACCCCGACGAGCTGGAGCGCGCCGCCAAGGCCTGGGACGCGACGCACGCGCACGTCCAGCAGACGGTCACCGACCTGTGCTCCGCGGCCGGAGCCCTGCACAAGACCTGGGACGACGAGACCGCCGAGCACTTCTACCCGCTGCTGGCCGACTTCCTGACCGAGCTGGACACCCTGGCCGAGAACCTCGCCAAGACCGCCGAGACGCTGCGCGGGCTGCGCGGCGAGGCGGCGCTCGCCGAGGGCACCGTCACCGGTCTGATCAACCTGCTCATCGGCTCCCTCGGCGGGTTTCTGGTCGAGGAGGTGATGTCGGTGGGCACGATGACGCCGGCGGTCGCGGCGCAGGCGCAGGTGGAGCTGACCTGGGTGCTGAAGCAGATCGCGATGGCGGCCGGACGCCTGCAGGGGATCTACGCGAACACCCGGCACGTGCTGGACAGCGTGAGCGGGTTCAAGGGCCTCACACACATGCACAACTGCTTCGAGGCCGATGTGGTGCAGCGGATCGAGCGGCTGGTCGACACCGAGTGA
- a CDS encoding OsmC family protein, translating into MYEIKVERTGDGRYIATNERGARIELSGDGQGPNFSPVELLLIAVAGCNIVTTEPLTAQRGHRMTTLAATATSEKVERNKLGPVTLSYSVELPEGDADAAKVFRDVAERVEERHCTVSRSLREGTPVNLDLDGV; encoded by the coding sequence ATGTATGAGATCAAGGTCGAGCGCACCGGCGACGGGCGCTACATCGCCACCAACGAGCGCGGCGCCCGCATCGAGCTGAGCGGGGACGGCCAGGGCCCGAACTTCTCCCCGGTGGAACTGCTGCTGATCGCGGTGGCCGGCTGCAACATCGTCACCACCGAGCCGCTCACCGCGCAGCGCGGGCACCGGATGACGACGCTGGCGGCGACCGCGACCTCGGAGAAGGTCGAGCGGAACAAGCTCGGGCCGGTGACGCTGTCCTACAGCGTGGAGCTCCCCGAGGGCGACGCGGACGCCGCGAAGGTGTTCCGGGACGTCGCCGAGCGCGTGGAGGAGCGGCACTGCACGGTCAGCCGCTCGCTGCGCGAGGGCACGCCGGTGAACCTGGACCTCGACGGGGTCTGA
- a CDS encoding GNAT family N-acetyltransferase gives MTSGEIRLSEDVLLRPVRLTDAAAFARAYERNRDHLERWEPIRPDDFYTEQGQYWRLKKFDEERAAGRVERWTLDRGDAEVYGSLTLSNIELGIFLNARMGYWVDAALNGRGLATASVNAVCGYALERWNIHRVEAGTNVDNVASQRVLAKCGFEEIGLSRAHLFINGVWSDSKQFYRILHTNPVGY, from the coding sequence ATGACCAGTGGGGAAATACGGCTGTCCGAGGATGTGCTGCTGCGCCCGGTCCGGCTGACCGACGCGGCGGCGTTCGCGCGCGCCTACGAGCGCAACCGCGATCACCTGGAGCGCTGGGAGCCGATCCGCCCGGACGACTTCTACACCGAACAGGGCCAGTACTGGCGGCTGAAGAAGTTCGACGAGGAGCGCGCCGCGGGCCGCGTCGAGCGCTGGACGCTCGACCGCGGGGACGCCGAGGTCTACGGCAGCCTCACGCTGTCGAACATCGAGCTGGGCATCTTCCTCAACGCCCGGATGGGCTACTGGGTCGACGCCGCCCTGAACGGCCGCGGCCTGGCGACCGCGTCGGTGAACGCGGTCTGCGGCTACGCGCTGGAGCGCTGGAACATCCACCGCGTCGAGGCCGGGACCAACGTGGACAACGTCGCCTCGCAGCGGGTGCTGGCCAAGTGCGGGTTCGAGGAGATCGGCCTGTCGCGCGCGCACCTGTTCATCAACGGCGTGTGGTCCGACAGCAAGCAGTTCTACCGGATCCTGCACACCAACCCGGTCGGGTACTGA